DNA sequence from the Grus americana isolate bGruAme1 chromosome Z, bGruAme1.mat, whole genome shotgun sequence genome:
ATGCACCCAGAATTTGGAGTGCAAAATATCTACTGATTTTGAACGTTGGATTTAAATCTCGTTAGGACTGAATACTTCAGAGCACCACCTATTTTAAACAACCTGTCACTGATTTCCTTGTGTCTGTGAACACTTAACGGTTTTGCCGATCTCAACTGAAGCCTCTCAGTTTGGGTGTAGAGGAGCACAGATTTAATGTTTCCTTGAAATGACTTGTCCAGCAGCAGCCTACCAGGACCACAGAAGCAAAGACTGAAACTGCATTTCGAGGATGTCTGGCACTTTCATGACTGTTCTTTCCTTTGATTACCATAGTCTTTTCATGCCTTCTAGCTTCTGTGTTAAATGAGCACATAATCTTGCAGACACAACCTGTCTCCTTTCACAGCATGCATTCTCTGTGCCTACAGGGGAAATGGTCCTTTTCAGGTGGTTACCTGTTTCATGGTTAATAAACACAAAAGTGATCTAGTTAAGGTTTGAAATGCACTCAAAAGTCTCGTATTTTTTACACTGTATGTGACTCATCAGCTTTGATGTTATTTTACCAATATTGTGTGTTCTTCGAGTGTGGgggaatttgtatttttttgccaTAAACTGAAAGATCCATAGATAGAAGTGTGCTAAGGTCTAGAAAGTCAGTGTTTGTACTTCAAAAGGACTGATGCCTTTACCTGCTTTGTACGGGTGCTTGAAACCATAGGTTTGGAACTTTATAATTTTTGACTTGTGCTTGAATTGTACCAGTAACGAAACATGAGACGTGTGGGACCTAAATCCATTTATGATGTTTGATTAATGCCTCTTTTGTACTTTGTGTTTAATTTCTAGTTGCATCTATTTTACACAGATATAAAAAAAGCTGTCCTCAGAGTAGAAGAAGTTTGAAATCAAGCCGTCCCCGGTATGGGGCTGTGACTTCCTTTTTGCAATCACTGGTCACTCAGGCAGAACCTCGCTTTGCTATGTTTGGACCGGGCTTGGAAGAACTGGACGACTCTTTAGTGCAAAAGATGATGACATGCCCAGAAATTCTGCTAGTAGCTGGCTTACCTCAAAGACAAATTCATGGTaatgttgggtttgggttttggcttttttatttcataaacagATATAACAGAAAAAATGATTGGGGGAGAAATTGAGAAAAgggatgtttttttctccccttgaaACTCAATAGcataatggtaaaaaaaaaatatctctttgtATTTATTCAGAAGGATAAATGTGATAAACTTTTGGGATAAAATTACAGCTGCAGTGAATTTATGATTAAATTTGTACAATGTCAGAGGGATCATTCTACTCCTTATACTTCTGTTTTGATCCTAATTCCATGCCATACCTGCTGTTGTAATGGATAAATGCAGACAGAACTTTAGATACTGCTTCCAGTAAGTGGCAAAAAACACATTTGTGTTTTTATGCAGGAAGTCAAGACTGATCCTTTATATGATTCAGTCTTGTGGTGTCAAATGGTGTAAATTTTGTTTAGAAGAATTACAGGGGCAggtgaaggattttttttaatgtttaaaaacatagtTTTGAACATCAGTAAATTCATTTCAGTCCAAACCAGAGACAAAAATCTCttactttttaacttttattttagcaCAGAAGAATTGGAataattaaactgtatttacagaaagtatgaaaataagatttcttaGTGtcattatcttttttctctcttacatCCTTTTCAGTGCAGCTAGTTGTAAACAGACTAGAGCCTTTGCTATGCCAGTTTCGGCTAATAAACACAAGTCTAGCTCCTCTCTGACTTAGGTTTCTAGGTTCAAGTCTAAGTatcagagaaatggaaatgcctccctgctttcttttaatactattgaattgattttaattaaattaaaagtctGATCAATTAAAGCATGTATaaaatttcagtgtaaaataGTAAATATGCTACCCCCAACAGCAACACCTAAGCTTGGATGTGTCCATTCTATAGCACCACAGGAATTTTCAACCTGACACTTAGTTGTATTCAGTAACCAAACAGTTGTAATCtcatatattcatttttttccctgtaggaATTGGATCAGGAGTCAGTTTTCAGTTTAATAACAATCAAAAATTCAATATTCTGACATTGTATTCAACCACCAGGTAAGATTTgttctccaccaaaaaaaaaagtacagtttcTCAGTTATTTCCTACTCTTCCTCATAGTTTTGTCATGTGATTTGTATATGTGCCTTCACATGCGTGGGTATCTCCTATAAACTGACACTTCaatgcactttttctttctttctccaactGTTAAATTTCCACATGGAAGTCATAAACCTTTTCCAAACCTTATGCGTAGCATATGTGTATGACAAATACATAACAGGTCTTTCTGTCCCTCTCGATaccttgatttcttttttgaaacaCTATATAAACTCATTCTGGGGTGTATTTTCATATGCATCTTGCAGATTGCTAAACCATCTGTATATGTATACTAGAAAAGAaggtgggcaggaggggggtggggagaaatgTAACTGTTTTGCTGGCTCAGGCCATTTTCCTGTCCCTTTCCTGTGCTGCCTAGACTCTCAAAATTGAGTGTTTGCATTCTCAATTAATCTGACTaatgaaatattgaaatatcTTGCAgtgtggaaaggaggagagcGAGGGCAGAGCAAGCTGTTGCTGTGAATAAGATGTTCTACCAAGAGAACAGCATAGTAGGGAATCAGCAAGCCGTGCACTACAGTGTAATAGCTCAAGTGAAAAAGGTGTGCGAAGTAGTCAATGGATTCATTTATGTTGCTAATGCAGAAGCTCATAAAAGTAaggggtttattttatttattgatattTTGTGAATGATTGGAACATCATAAAAGATTGCAAAGAATATGCAATGCATCAAAATCCATGTTCTGATGCTTTCAAAATCTGCTTCGTTAGTGCTATTTATTCATGGCTTATCCAGTCAAAGAGGTCCCCTATCCTAGACACTCCCTCATCTCCCTGTGGAGGGTTACGGCCCCTTCTTTCATTTATGGCAGATACTGGTACAGTTGCTATCTAAGCAATgatcttgattttaaaaaaacaacagaacaaaaaaacccataggGAAGGGTAGGAGAAGGTGCCTGAAATGCATCTGTACTGGTGTAATAGCCTGGAGACAGAACCTTCACCAGGAAAACTGCAGTAAAAGATGCAATTAGTCCAAATCAGGATAGTCCTATAAGAGAATAATCCAAATACCTATTATGGTAATTGTCTTTACATTAATCAACTAGAAACGGAGGGAAAGAGCTACCTCAGAAAAGAAGAGGGTAAAAGAAATGTGAAGGGACAACATACTAAAGAGAAAAGTACAGTCAGTAGGGAAGGACTGTGAGCATTTCTTAATGGCTTGTTGCAGTTTTGATCTCTGTGAGGTACTTGGAAAACAATCTGATGTTAAGCATGAGACTAGGCTGCCTGTAGAATCCATGGAGATCTTTAAATAACATCTAAGTGTGACATAAACACTTGTGTGACATGAGTGCTGGTGTTCCAGCCATGTGATAAGCAGAACTAGATAATTTTGCCATgtccctcccagccctctgTTTCCTTACCtctaaaatttcaaatatttgaaaactacaattttttttttaaaagttctccTTGGgatttgcatatatttaatacttatatattaaaatttatttcttagaGCATGATCGTCAAGAGGAACTGGCTCGCATTTTGGCAATGATTGATCCAGCCCTCGGGCCTCCGAACAGACCTCTGCTAGTTTTGTCTTGTGTCTCTCATGTTGGTGTGAAAAGAATTCCTTGTGTTTACATGGCACATCAGTTGCAACTAAATCTGCTACGTCAGCCCTGGATGGTACTTGCTTTTAAAcccttattttctatttctctgtgacttaaatttaatttcagcttaTGGTAGCTCCTGAACTACTTAAGCAAGTATGCAGCTTTCAACACTAGTACGTGAGCTCTCCACTTAATTGAAGAATTTCGTTTCTGTGGTCCTCTAAGATGAGGCATTAGTGTCTGAACATAGGTGAGCTAAGTGGCTTGCCCAGGAACACACAAGAAACATCAGATGGAGCCAGAATATAAGCAAGGACGAAATGCTGGTCTCAAAGGGAGTAAGGAAGCTTCAGTTAATTTAAGTCTAAATCTCCTGAATCACGACCCAAGGCCTTGGACCCAAGGTagatttttctgccattttcagGACACTGTTAATTGTCACTTGCTTGACATGATGTATTGAGTTTTTAACAAATCAGTTTTTTACCTAGCACAACAGGTCCTGAACCTATTCTTTTATGCTTGTCAAGCACAGTATATATCAGTATGGCTTAGccacacaatttatttttgatCATGTTGTGTAGAAGAGtaacaatcagaaaaaaaaatcctgatttgaGATACTTCTCTTGTTTTCATAAGGAAAATGTTtacaggctttttaaaaaaacatactTTGTATAATAGTCACTTTATAATACTTACTAAAATCTGAGACTTAATAATGCACATTGAATTCTAAAGCTAGCATCGTTTTTGCTTTATGAGCTACGAGAAGAATTTTCAAGTAGACTTTCATGTGAAAAGTAAGTATAATGTTCCAGAATAGCTGATGGAATGATTGAGATGAAATTCACCTTGATACAAAGAATGTTAGTCTTTACTAATGGATCTTATAATTCATTCTGTAAAGagtagtgttttcttttttgtaccTTACTCTTAAGAAACCTTTTTTGATATGAGTATTTCTGACTTTAAGGATAGACATGGAGTGATGTTAAAATGCTGTTAGATCCTATTACCTGTTATCTCTAATacattagtttttatttttgcaggtgCAGGACGCTGTGGCTGCAACTTTGGCTGGATTGCTAAATGGAATTGAGTGGCTCCTGGAAGAAGCAAATTGTAAAAATGCACAGTAGTGGAACTGTGCATTGTTTTACTGTATAGAGACTTTGGAGTGTTGCAGTTCAGATGAAGTGAGAATCTCGTCCTGACAGAGCACTGTCAAAAGAGAGATTTATAAGGCAAACCTGCATGTATTTCACTGCAAATACTTTAATAATTAACATTCTTCCAACTGTAGTCCTGAATTAGAAGTACAAGTAGGATTGCCTGGATTCCAGCAGCTGATGGAGAAGTGATTTTGAGCGGCAATctgggtgttttgggttttttctttctttcaagctaGGGCCGTTAAGGTGCAATCTTTTCTCAGTATATCTGATAATCTAATCTCTTCTGTAAATACAGCAAACACTAGGTTAGTTTATCAATAGAACCCTATAGCACACATCACACATTTAGTAAGTATACTCAGTGGAGATCTTGACAGTGACTGTTcccaaccaaaaaaattatACTGTACATTGTACAGCAGTAGATTGACAGAAAGACGGTATCTGtttcaaaagaataaattcccctgtattttttccagaaacagtGCCTGGGCAAGAAATAGCACCTGCAGGAGAATTGCCCCAGACCAAAATTCTTAGAAGCAAACTAACAAACTACCATGTATTAATTGGTTGTTTCTTGCTTGTGATCTTATTTATTAACCAATGACAAAAGACTTCAgcatcttctgctttctgttgcaGTGAATTTATTAGCTTGAATAGGACATACCTCTGTTATAATGAATAAATGTTAAACAGAATTGTTAGTAGTTCAGGACATTTGTCAAATACATAGGACCTATCAGTTACTCAAATAGTTGTGGCCATTCGCAGATATGAAGTGTACTTGACTTAAAATTTTCTACACAcagttgcaaatatttttataaaaagggaaacaaCATTTTACAGCTGGAATTGCATTTGATGTCATTTGAGATAGTTCCAGTCTTCCaccttttaatgtttttttaattattggaTGAATGTTCAGAAGCTTCCCTTGGATTTCTTGCCTGTGTAtgtgttttgttctgcattttttttttcctctctccctctccatgGAAATAAAATAGTCTCACAATTTTTTCTTGTTACGTAGCTAAATGACTGCATGGTGCACATTCAGATATAACTGCCCTCAATCCGGTATCTGTGTGGTACTCAACACAGCTATGTCAGaaacatatttgagaagttttttattttttaatgaacagagATAGACACAGGAAGTGTCTTTTCATCTTCATGCACAATTAACTCAGctttctgaacatttttgtATGTCTTCCAATCAGGACATAGGCAGTTTCAAGGGAAAAGCCATGGGATGCTATATGATGATAATTCTGTggtttatgcctttttttttttaacgctAGGGTATGTGtgcttttccctttaaaatggaGAAGACACAACAGATTTATCAGTATTTGGGGGAAAATTCCCCGCTTTGTGACTGGGTGTATGTGACTTTCCTGCTAGTCATAGTAATTCCGTAATCTATCTGTAGAGGGTTGAATGCAGCAACCTGTTGCTATGTTAGCTACTACAAATATGGGCTTTTATGCAAGatccttgttctgctttcttcataaggaataaattattttttaaagaacaatattttctgtgtgtgttaaGCCCCCCTGCATGCGTGCATGTGCACGCAGAGTCTGCAGTCATACTGTCAGATACGTTATTGTCATTAGTTATTAATGAATAATGTTATTGTATATTATCTGTTTAACCTATTAattcagtgacattttaaaaggtcaaGATAATGtacagaatataatttttcttaacCTAAAGAACATCAGTTATATTAACTTAAAGCTGGGATAACTTAAAGAATTAAGAGTTTTAAGGATGCAGTCTAGGAAAGACACAGTGGGAATTAGAAGTCTGTGCAGTCACAGAGCTCCAGCATCACAGGAATTGCAGAGCTGGTGGTGAGGTGTCCTGCATGATTGAGTGCTGTGGTGGATCAATACAGGCAAGCAGGTAAGGAAGATGAGTGTGTGCGTAGTGCAAAGGAGCAGCTTAGATGCACAGAGGTGTGCTGTTGAGGAGGGAACCAGTCTGCTGAGCATTCATATGCCAAATAGCTGCAGAGGTGCACTGTGGATTTAATTTAGCACTACCTTTTAGATTTCACCTAAAACACTTCCTACTATTTAAATTCCAGAGTCTGCTGGGTTTACAAGCATAGTAAGTCAATTAAGCTAGGGACTTAAATTGTTACAAATTCAAAATTAGTTGGATATGGAATATTAGAATGtcactaaaatgtattttaaaactctttaatataaaaagctttcaaaaaccTATTTGATTTTCTATTTACCACAGTAAATGCAACTGTGATGGGTTTGTGAGAAAAACTGCCCACTAAGGCTGAACGTTTATCTGAACACtggtcacaaaaaaaaaggtaaaaggtTAAAATTACAATACATGCGATTTATAAGAAAACTCAATTACTGAGGCTTCCCCTGAGCAGcttcctcaaaaataaaatgcctctGGGGATGCTAATTTTCAAGTCTTTGAAACTTAAGATAACAAACATGCCTGCTGCCAGCTCAAAGCAGTACGTGGGGGCACCGGCCCGGCTCGCAGCACACAGCTGGCAGGTGTCTCGCAGTTCCTTCAGTGGAGCGGCCCTGCGTGGGTGGCCACGGAGGCTCCACGCGGGAGCGGCAGTGGGGACGCTTCGCCCGGAGGGGCGTTGTGCCTCGCTGTCTGTCCCACTGGATGGCACTGCTGATCCACATCAGCGCTGATGTTCTCCCTTTGCCAAAATTGCTTCAAGTTGCCAATTCTACTCCCTTCTCAGATATGGCGGCAAGCAGATGCAGTTATAAAGCCTATGAGAAAATCAACATGTCTTTCAAAGGCTTATAGACGGAGGATATGGTGCCTCTTCTTCTAATCTGGTAGGTATCAATAATGATTTGTATGGTAGGATGGGTATTGCAGCTAAAAAGCTGTAAATAGTTGCTGGCATTATTGCAAGGTGATTGATGCTTTAGTCTGTGATTTAGTTTGTCTTTTGTGCCATTTTAGCACTAGTGGTTCtggataaattattttaattctgtacaagaataaagaaataatattctTCAGCCAGTTACAGAAGATGATATTATAACTAGAGCTTGTGCTTAAATGTCAGGCCAGAGGATGTTTGCACACAGGCTGCTCTCTGTTCCCTCGGGAGGCTGAAACTACAAATCAAGAATGTAGGTAGGCCTATAGCAGAGGTGTTCAATGGGTGAGACagagcaaacaacaaaacacagtgCATCTGGGTAGAGGGGTATATTTAAGAACTGGTGAGATTAGATTGTCTCCCACGCAAGCATCACTCCCCTTCCAACATTAATGTTCATGATGTCTACCCTTCCCAGCAGGGAGGTCACAGGTGGTCCAGGGTCAGGCAGAAAGTCCTGTCTGTTTGTGCTGTGCAACTTCTTGCTGGTACCAGTCAGGACATTACTGGCCAAGGTTCCTGGGCAGTTCTCCAGCCTCTTAACCATCTTAGTGCCCTTTGCTGGATTCTCTCTGGTTTATATCTCGCATACTGCAGGCTTAAAACTGGACACTGTCTTGCAGATTCAGAACTtcaggtcctgggcagaaggGAATGAGCACTGGTCCTCAATGTAGCCCAGTATGTGGTTAGGCTTTATCACTGCAGGGGCACACTGCTGAGTCCATTCACCGGTCCACCAGGAGCTCAGGTCCCTTTTGCAGATCTGTTCCCAAACCAGTTAGTCCCTGACCCTCACTGATGCATGCTGTGTTCTCTCCTGGATACAGGACTTcgcatttttctttgcttaacaTCTGGAGGTTCCTGGAGCACCTGTTGGCCATTGAATGCGCACTTGCAATATTTCTGGCTGTTCTTTCCCAAAGAGCCTAGTGTCTCTGGGAACACTGGCCCTGCACATGACAGCATGCAGAATCAGTCACCTgatgggagaggaaaacagcattCAGTCTTTTCCTGAGGGCTGAAATCAATCGAGCCATCTACTCCATCAAAATAGTTGAACAACGCTAGTCTTAGAGCCTCAAAATAAATTCCTCCATAGTTTGGCATACTGGTGGGAGATGAGAGCTGTGAGTGTGAAAAGCTGGTACTGTCCCAGAAGTACACTTCACTAAACCCTGAAAAGTGTTGTGTTGTGTTGGTGACACCCCAGAAACACCTACTgtattaattacattatttaacACTACTCTCTGCAAAGCGATAACAATAGACTCTTCTGTTCTCAGGCATGACAATCAAGGTAGGTAGAGAGTGACTGAGGGACTGAGGACTGTATTTCTTAATCAATAGTGTTCTGTTGATAAAAGGATATAATTTTGGTGTGGCATCTTTCACATCTTCTCCACAGACTTGAATTATGAAGGCAGTTCCACAGCCTGATGTCAGAGGAGACATTTTTCCATGAATGTCAACATATAAGGGCTACTCTTCACAAACAAAATCAAGCCTGTTTCTCTACTTTGAATCAAATCCAGCTTGTCTTTTACAGAAGGTTTTTATACAAGTTTCCTAAACAAATGAATCTAGAAACAGCAGTTGCTTAGAACTTTCTCCTGTAACACTGATAGTGTTCACAGCCAATTGCCTTTGAAATTCATCTGGCTTAAACTTAAATTTTGTGGACATTTAAAGAAATGGCCTTATCTTTGATTCATATGAAAGCAACAGTTTAAATTTGACCTGCATATGTGCTATACATTAAATTCTGtcacataaattattttaaattttgtcatGAATCTGAATCATGGAGATTTAAGTAAACAAGTTACCTGGGAATCCTCTTTTCAGAATATAACCTTCATTCATCACATGTCCAAACCTTGCACAGTGTAGCATAAGGATGTACTGGTACAGCTGCACACtacactgcttttaaaaagcacaagctatttgcaagaaaataaatgcaaattacaACTTTAACTAacacaaatattaaaagaatCTTACGTTTTTTCCCAAAATTAGAGACTCAAATTTTGTCAAATCAAATTATTGAGAGCAAAGAACCTAATTACCTGGTTACTGCTACATTCATATAAAATAAGAGAGGCAACACTGAGTGTAATCAACATGTGGCTGAACTGTGCACTTGAATTCAAGcatcttttttcttgttgaaaaGAATTGCTGCTGAGCGAATATAAATATCCTTCTTTTCAGCTGATTTCCACAGTGCCCATTGTCTATGGGTGTCCTACTGCCACCTGAGCCATCCCCTGAAGTCTCATGCGCTGAGCACGAGACTTACAGTCAGCTCCTGCCTTACTTTCCCCCAGGCATATACTCCGTGTCTCTCCGGTCTCTAAGCAGTGCAGCACAGCAgtttccttcctgctctgttATTCTGTGCACCGAATTAATGTCACTGGCCTGACCTGTGATTTGCTGAGCAGATTGTTCTGAAATCAGGAGTAGGAGAAAATGCAGAACTGTGCTTCATCTGAAGCTGGCGGCCCACATGAGATTCTGCACTCAGAGGTGCAGCCACATGCTGGGAACCCTCCCCTAATCCTAATCACATCCTAGGTGTGTAAATTTACCCCATATTTGAGCACACAGAATTGCATACACTGGGAGAAAGGAAGGTCTTAGAATATTTGTGTCGCATCCACAGAATTTCAACAGTTACAGCACAATATGCAGTGAAATTCTTGAAATCTGATCCTGTATTCCTGGTGAAAATGCTGCTCAgatatttctgtgcatttgtaTGTTgctagtttgttttctttttgtgctcaTCAAAGTGGAATGGAGATCTTTGGATACTGGAATATCAGTGTTGTCACACCATTCCCTGCAATGGCAGAAAGGTCAGTTTGCTCCAGAAAGGTGCTTGCAACATACCCGGAGGTTGTCAGGCTGCATATTTATCTGAGCACAGGTAGAAGTTGGCATGACAGCTAGGGCACCACTCTTCAGAATGGGTATCTTCTTCCTGACACCTCTGTAAAATATCTAAACAAACTGTATATATTTGGAAGTTGTCTCCAATTCAAGactgaattcagaaaaaaatttgctaTTCTTGAACAACTGCAAGTAGGGTCACTCTTATTCCACTTTGTTCATTCAAAGTGGGTGAAACTACACTAGAAGGACATACTCCTGACCTGGGAAAAGAGCATCAGCACACCAATTTTATGTTCAGGGATAAAATGTTGTAAAACAGTTCCAGAGTAATTTCACAGAAGGTAAACCTTAAATGATAATGTCCTGTAAGATAAACAAATATTGTATTTCCAAAATGTGAATGCAGTGAGTTAAATCTTTGAATtaagtctttttatttcttcctggaTCGTTGTTTGACACACTGTGATCGCAGGGGCTCTGTGAAGCACACATCCTGACCTCACTAAGCTGTGGGCCATGCTTGCTCTGTacttcagctgcagcacacCTCAAAGAGATGCACTGCAGCACTGTTTGCGCCTTGGCAGCCCTGTATGATTGCTTATTGCCAAGAGAGTGTGTTGTGAGTTGTACGTGTGTGGACCCAGGTCCAGAAGGCACACCTCACACCTTAGTCCATCCAGGGTGACAGCAAGCTATAACAAGGAGTCATGTGGGCTCTCTGAGGTGCCAGTGTCCTGGACCCCACCCAAAACCTAAAACTTCGTCCTAGTCATATTGATAGCGAGCTGGAACCAGTTCCTAAATAGACCATAGATGTATTGTGAATCCACTGAAATCATGTTTCTGCTGGGTCAAGTTAAGAGAGGACTAGGACCCTCTAACTCACTGCTGTAGGTCAAGGAATAACTAAATAGCCCCCCTGTATTTATCACCAAGGTTTCTAAAGATAAGTTTTCATCATACAACTATTGAAGGGTATTTAAGTAGGGTGTTGTTGAGAGTATCTAAAGTCCCTAtacagagagaaggagagacagTTGTATCCTCAGAGAGCATTTTGGAGATCCTGTGTTACTTTAGCACATTGCAACATCATTGCTCCTAAAGAATTTGGTTTAtgatatttaattcttttttgttttatctctTTGAAACAGCCTGAAAGTTCTCTGGACACTGGCAATATCGTGTCTTGTTCCTTGCTATCAATCACACAGAGGTCACAGTGCTGTTCCCTCCAGGAAATTACCCCATTGTTTGCAGAATAATAAGAGCTTCCTGTAcatactgtttattttaaagtctaGGACATCAGAGTGCATTTTTGCCATAAATGTAGTAGGGTCAGTGCTATTACTCCTTTAATATGCTTAATATGCTCTGGAATCTCACTGCAGATTCAGGTCCTGCAATACCACATATGTGGCAAGGGTCATCAAAGTCAGTAGTACTCATATGGCTGAAATTTTGCATGTGGGTCTTTGCAAAATGAGAggcttgcttttcctttagaaactataaagtgtatatatatatatatatgtagatgtaataataaattaatttttttcttattcagttGAAGA
Encoded proteins:
- the FBXO4 gene encoding F-box only protein 4 isoform X1, whose protein sequence is MAAGGAEERGGLEAAVRGHLRVLRERWTRGNRERGATAAFAVPPRPALPEEAGEVSALQALPIDVQLNIMSFLSPQDLCHLGSTSCYWRAAVQDPLLWRYFLLRDLPFWTSVDWKSLPDVEVFSKAFSDVSDNTLYDYMAVYKKSCPQSRRSLKSSRPRYGAVTSFLQSLVTQAEPRFAMFGPGLEELDDSLVQKMMTCPEILLVAGLPQRQIHGIGSGVSFQFNNNQKFNILTLYSTTSVERRRARAEQAVAVNKMFYQENSIVGNQQAVHYSVIAQVKKVCEVVNGFIYVANAEAHKKHDRQEELARILAMIDPALGPPNRPLLVLSCVSHVGVKRIPCVYMAHQLQLNLLRQPWMVQDAVAATLAGLLNGIEWLLEEANCKNAQ
- the FBXO4 gene encoding F-box only protein 4 isoform X2 — translated: MSFLSPQDLCHLGSTSCYWRAAVQDPLLWRYFLLRDLPFWTSVDWKSLPDVEVFSKAFSDVSDNTLYDYMAVYKKSCPQSRRSLKSSRPRYGAVTSFLQSLVTQAEPRFAMFGPGLEELDDSLVQKMMTCPEILLVAGLPQRQIHGIGSGVSFQFNNNQKFNILTLYSTTSVERRRARAEQAVAVNKMFYQENSIVGNQQAVHYSVIAQVKKVCEVVNGFIYVANAEAHKKHDRQEELARILAMIDPALGPPNRPLLVLSCVSHVGVKRIPCVYMAHQLQLNLLRQPWMVQDAVAATLAGLLNGIEWLLEEANCKNAQ